Within Ciona intestinalis unplaced genomic scaffold, KH HT001070.1, whole genome shotgun sequence, the genomic segment GCACGATCTCTGGccacatttaataataatgttataatataatagggtgggggagatgggacacctttacattctattttcttgtcctactTTGTTGTAAACGAATAGGatttgaagaattataaaaccgtatccttacgactctcatataccgttgttaattgtttaaaacatgatcaggatatttggtaatatgtgctgaaggggccctatcttaccccacagtactatatattgacCCATTGTACCCCgtagtactatataacacataGGAAATACTGAAGAATTCTCCAGTACGTTACCTAATAGACCAGTGGACAGTGTtcgaggttggtagttaggggttattaGTAAGCGGGTAAAGGCTAGTGGTTATACGGGTTCCTACACCTCGTACTAGCTTACAatagttaccgtgtatgttacttcgtaggtgttttttgggatttttcattttttcatgtgtggctgataatttggacagctcattagtgaccatatACGTTAGTTGTTATAAAGGCAAGGATTGTTTACTAGTTTACcaaatacaaataattaaCGCTTGCGTAGGCTTATACCTGATTCGGTAAGCATTCTACAATCTGTCCTTCAGAATTGCATTGTTCATTTGTTGCAGCGTTCGAGCAAGAAAAGCATCTGAGAGGTAGTATACCAGCATCAGTGCTTGAAATTTCGTTTCTGCTTCTTGAATAAAAACTGAGGCTTGGCGGTAGAGTTCCTTTAGTATGAAGAAGGCGATTAGAAGTTAAGAATGTAGTGTGAAATTAGGTatggggtaaagtgggacactttaaattaacaatgagGGGTAAAGTGAGACACGGGGAACAGTGGGACATTTGAAATTGAGCATGTGGGGTAAAGTAAGATGTGAGGTAAAGTGGGACACTTAAAATTGACAATGTGGGACAAAATGAGGTATGGGATAAActgggacatttttttatttattttacggGACTTAATTATAGACTGGAAGattgatgctgctactattatgGGCGTGTGTGTCATAGGGTAAGAAACTTTTCTGCAATTATTTTTGtctctaatgggttgtctaaattttaagcaatacattatgaaaaaaactctccccccaccctactatattttaagtaTCATTTACCTTTGCATATGTCGGAATAATCTGTGCAACAATCATTTTCAGTTTCACACACCCAGTCACAATGACAATGATAAATGCGGCCTCGACGAACGAATCCGTTTCGTTCAATGTACCAAGACTCCCGGCACAATGGAAACGATTGCAAGCACGACATGTCTGAAAATTTGAAAgcaaattgtaaaaaacagtTACTTTTGTGCCTTTAATAATAACTATATTGGCCCGtggattacggtagcgaagatttagaaatattttaaacgtgAAGACGTATATGGGTACTGTTTTTAAAGTGGTGTATACcgattgtatttttaaattttgaatattttacacacaGAATATTTCACAACGGTTTGCGAATGTAAAAATTACCAAGTTGCCGTGGACGcagttttattatgtttaaataatatgaaagtATAAATACGAACTTTTTCCACGAGGTTCCGGTACTTTAGCTATGTTACAGTTGTCATGAGCGCAACAATGATGACATAGTGAATTCTCACGGCCAGAGTTGCATCGTGTATTGCCGGTATTTGCGAAGTTTTGATTCATTTGAACTTGACATGAATGTGCTTGCATGCAGCCCTTTCGAATGAAATGTACACCACCGTTCTCCCGAATCTCTGTGTAGCACACGTCCTTCGTGTATGAAGGTAATATAAAGCTCTCAAATAGCATACAATCATATACAGGGAAAGACACGTTACAGAGAAGAATATCATTATAGTGTAATAAGAAGGTGGGGcaaaataggacacctttttatcctatttacttgtcctatttggtagtaaacaaagaatatccaaagaattataaaacgtatccttatgacttccataaaccgttgttaattgtttaaaacacggtcatgatttttagatattatgttctgaaggtgtcccgtcttaccccagaGTACTACATAATGATTTAAAATTCGGATATGTAGAAACGCTTATAAACCAACAGGTTCAGTCCTATATCACTAGCGTACTATGAGCAGTTTCAAAACCCGAACGTTGTACATATAAACATCAACCGTATATGAGCTCTCTTAATTTTTACCTGCGGATTTGAACAGTTTTCAGTAATTCCGTTTAAATTACACAGATGATTTGAAGATGCATTGCACATAACGCAGGTAAGTgctgaaaaaaagttttgtaataaaatgttatcaaCCTGTTAAACGCAGTTCGTGCATGGTTTATTATTGCAAATTTTGCCCCAaactatttaattttactttactaaaatatagtagggtgggggaagatgggacacatttagcacataatacctaaatatcctgatcgtgttttaaacaattaataacggtctatgtgagtcgtgatGCTGCGATTTTGTCTTTCTCtgaatgctttttgtttactaaatagAACGATAGATAGATTGAAAagatcccatctttccccatcctactatacttcTATACAGTTTGTTTAACCTTGTGGCTAAAATATCTTGTACGatgctgtggcaaagtggttagcacgtcTGTCTATCACCATAAGGTTAATAGTTCATgcgttgtctaaattgttagtcATATTAACAATACAGTACTgtggagaaaatgggacacctttagcacatataatatctaaatatcctaatcgtgttttaaacaattcacaacggtctatgggagtcatgaggatactgttttgtaattctctgaatattctttgtttacttacaAATTGAACGATAattttgaatgaaaaggtgtcccatcttctcccaccctactattttaataacttttttatatactgAGAGTACTTAGGCGTTATGAGAAATTATATCACGCGTGAAGCGTGTAAGTAATAATCACAAACACATTACAAATGCGCCGGAGGGCTCCCCATGTTAGTAACGGTGGCGGTTCGTATAGTCTAAACAAAAGCATGTAGCAATAAAGAACAAAACTGTGGCACTTACCGTCGCtccatttaaacaaatacaacagaAAGAggagaatttttaaattatgcaCGTAAAAGCTGGGACTCCTTTTACCGTAACATGTAGGCAAAGTGCTCATATCGGTAAACTTTTACGAACCAAgtaaaaacactgttttaatcAACTTTTAAGTAAGAGTGAATGATTCCATATATCTGAATAAGCACAGTGTTGTATTAGGAAGCTGTATTTATTCCTATAACGCTTTTAGACCAAAATTACTAAGTATACTGCTGTACAAATATACCTACTTATTGCTGAACgaatatatatcatatacaaGCTTGAGCTCCTGCCACTGCTACGTTCAGCGTGCTCTGTTATCAATTTCGGAATAATTCAGCATAGCTTGTAAAACCGGAATCTCTAGTTTAAGAGAAACGTAGGCTCGGGGGTTGCGTTTTATATGTAGGCAATGGAAGTCAATATCACAGCAAACAAGTTTATTAATAGAATgagaaattttctttttaagttCACTGAAAAATGAAACGTATGTTTTGCAATAGTGGTTGGAATTTAACTTGTAACCAGTAacaatgtagtagggtggggaaagatgggacacctttagatgggacacctttaattctttaaatgttctttgtttacaaccaaatggattgaaaaaatagaatgaaagttctcccatctttccccccaCTATATAAACGTGAATTTATTGCGGTTGCTAAACGTATACTGTCTCTTCGTTCGTGATCACGTTTTGCGCAATAACCACTTCGGAAAGGCACCGGACAAGCAACAACAGTGATCAATATACCAGTTATCTAGTTATTTGGGTTAAGATTAGGAAAATACGCATTTTGTGGTTATAATATTTTCACTTTGATCCAATAACTGCTTTTTGAGCTTCATTTAACATTCTTTTTAATTCACCATATGAAGGTTGATGCACACGACCTTCTCCAGAATATTTCTGTTGCTTTTTTCGCAAATAATCTCCATATTTTACCTGGGgaaaaaacatggtaaaacaaatcttaatattaatatagtagagtagaAGAAGATGTGACGCTCTtatagcgcataatatccaaatactctgatcgtgttttaaacaattaacaacggtctatgaaagtcccgagaatgcggttttatgattttaaaaaatttttttgtttactaccaaatgagacgaaaaaatagaataaaaatgtgtttaacttTTCTCTACTACAATAAAGTTACCTCTCCCCATGTAAGTTGTTCACAGTGAGCTCCAGCATTATCACGCAGCTTAATGCGGCTTATCCACGGCTTCATGTCAAATTGAtcataatataaaatgcaCCTGGCAAGTTGTATAATCTGTTTAAAGCTACAAAAATGTTtgctaatttgtttttacGCTGTTGCAGTTACTTTAAACGAATTTAAATCtggttttggtttaaaatcagTCTTTATTATGT encodes:
- the LOC108950825 gene encoding uncharacterized protein LOC108950825, producing the protein MSTLPTCYGKRSPSFYVHNLKILLFLLYLFKWSDALTCVMCNASSNHLCNLNGITENCSNPQDVCYTEIRENGGVHFIRKGCMQAHSCQVQMNQNFANTGNTRCNSGRENSLCHHCCAHDNCNIAKVPEPRGKNMSCLQSFPLCRESWYIERNGFVRRGRIYHCHCDWVCETENDCCTDYSDICKGTLPPSLSFYSRSRNEISSTDAGILPLRCFSCSNAATNEQCNSEGQIVECLPNQRSCYSEVRTGGGQRRISKGCKQQHACDVLQQQASMCGYNQPCVSCCEINYCNIFLSTRSKNFSSSCLVKFPGFPQCKRPSLSRATRTQSFTGCTCDAECKHFRSCCDDYEQLCESDETDNMSWIFSEIESLQPSQQTVIEETSGSRNIFGHLGEVSSHSRFGGNRFQARAIP